A stretch of Christensenellaceae bacterium DNA encodes these proteins:
- a CDS encoding terminase small subunit: MTDRQKRFCTEYLKDLNATRAAIRAGYAPKYAGRSASHTMKNEEVRAELRRALDTVNEKNIARSEDVLAYFTKLMRGEIYEEKIVVDEETGEETVLRQPVKVSERTKAAEHLAKYHRILTDKADLSGGVDIRVELCGEIKEWSK; the protein is encoded by the coding sequence ATGACGGACAGGCAAAAGAGGTTTTGCACGGAGTATTTAAAGGATCTGAACGCGACACGGGCGGCGATCCGCGCGGGGTACGCGCCCAAATACGCGGGCAGAAGCGCGTCTCATACCATGAAGAACGAAGAAGTGCGCGCGGAGTTAAGGCGCGCCCTTGACACGGTGAACGAAAAGAATATCGCGCGCTCGGAGGACGTCCTTGCATACTTCACCAAGCTGATGCGCGGCGAAATCTATGAGGAAAAGATCGTGGTCGACGAGGAAACGGGCGAGGAGACCGTGCTGCGCCAGCCGGTCAAAGTTTCTGAACGTACGAAAGCGGCGGAGCATCTTGCCAAGTATCACAGGATTCTGACGGACAAGGCCGATCTTTCGGGCGGCGTAGACATCCGCGTGGAGCTTTGCGGCGAGATCAAGGAGTGGTCGAAATGA
- a CDS encoding phage terminase large subunit — protein sequence MILKIQKPYPKQVRFFESRTRYTAYGGARGGGKSWAARTKAVLLALNYAGLQILLLRRTLPELRENHVNFLQKQLADAAHYKETTKEFLFPNGSRLKLGYCDNERDVLQYQGQAYDVIFMEEATQFTEFQFQTLTESSRASGMCKQPFEPRMYFTCNPGGVGHTWVKRLFIDRLYRGSERPEDYTFIQSLVYENKFLMEHSPEYVRTLENLPEERKKAMLYGDWDVFDGQYFSEFKRDVHVIRPFAVPAHWRRYVAMDYGLDMLACYWIALSEQEDAYVYKELYESNLVVTEAAKRIAEMTTEQVYAYYAPPDLWNRHSDTGKSTAEIFSECGIMLVKAQLGRVQGWYNLHEWLRPYEDEQGIRKAHLRIFDNCRNLIRTLPALQYDEKNPNDCAREPHELTHAPDAIRYFIAGRPLPADPPAREKQRRTAFDDQVDSFIAFGR from the coding sequence ATGATTTTGAAGATACAAAAACCATATCCCAAGCAGGTGCGGTTTTTTGAGAGCAGGACGCGCTATACCGCGTACGGCGGCGCGCGCGGGGGCGGGAAAAGCTGGGCGGCACGTACCAAAGCCGTATTGCTCGCGCTCAATTACGCGGGTTTGCAGATATTGCTTTTGCGGCGCACGCTTCCGGAACTGCGGGAAAACCACGTTAACTTCCTGCAAAAGCAGCTCGCGGACGCGGCGCACTACAAGGAGACGACCAAGGAGTTTTTGTTCCCGAACGGCAGCCGGTTAAAGCTCGGCTACTGCGATAATGAACGCGATGTACTGCAATACCAGGGGCAGGCGTACGACGTGATCTTCATGGAGGAAGCGACGCAGTTCACGGAATTCCAGTTCCAGACGCTGACCGAATCCAGCCGCGCGTCAGGGATGTGCAAGCAGCCGTTTGAGCCGCGCATGTATTTCACGTGCAACCCGGGCGGCGTGGGGCATACGTGGGTCAAGCGGCTGTTCATCGACAGGCTGTACCGTGGCAGTGAACGGCCGGAGGATTATACGTTCATTCAGTCGCTTGTTTACGAGAACAAATTTTTGATGGAGCACTCGCCGGAGTATGTGCGTACGCTGGAAAACCTGCCTGAGGAACGTAAAAAGGCTATGCTGTATGGCGACTGGGACGTATTCGACGGGCAGTATTTTTCAGAGTTTAAGCGGGATGTCCACGTGATACGGCCCTTTGCGGTCCCCGCGCACTGGCGGCGGTATGTGGCGATGGATTATGGTCTTGATATGCTGGCGTGCTACTGGATCGCGCTTAGTGAACAGGAGGACGCTTACGTATACAAGGAACTTTACGAGAGCAACCTTGTGGTGACGGAGGCGGCGAAGCGGATCGCGGAGATGACGACGGAGCAGGTGTATGCGTATTATGCGCCGCCCGATCTTTGGAACAGGCATTCCGACACAGGAAAAAGCACGGCGGAGATATTCAGCGAATGCGGTATCATGCTGGTGAAAGCGCAACTGGGCCGCGTGCAGGGATGGTACAACCTGCATGAATGGCTGCGGCCGTATGAGGACGAACAGGGCATACGGAAAGCGCACCTGCGGATTTTTGACAACTGCCGCAACCTGATACGCACGCTGCCCGCGCTGCAATATGACGAAAAGAACCCCAACGATTGCGCGCGCGAGCCGCACGAGCTAACGCACGCGCCGGACGCGATCCGTTATTTTATCGCCGGACGGCCGCTTCCGGCGGATCCGCCGGCGCGGGAAAAGCAACGCAGGACAGCCTTTGACGACCAGGTGGACAGTTTCATTGCTTTCGGCAGATAG
- a CDS encoding terminase small subunit yields the protein MTDRQKRFCTEYLKDLNATRAAIRAGYAPKYAGRSASHTMKNEEVRAELRRALDTVNEKNIARSEDVLAYFTKLMRGEIYEEKIVINEETGEETVLRQPVKVSERTKAAEHLAKYHRILTDKADLSGGVDIRVELCGEIKEWSK from the coding sequence ATGACGGACAGGCAAAAGAGGTTTTGCACGGAGTATTTAAAGGATCTGAACGCGACACGGGCGGCGATCCGCGCGGGGTACGCGCCCAAATACGCGGGCAGAAGCGCGTCTCATACCATGAAGAACGAAGAAGTGCGCGCGGAGTTAAGGCGCGCCCTTGACACGGTGAACGAAAAAAATATCGCGCGCTCGGAGGACGTCCTTGCATACTTCACCAAGCTGATGCGCGGCGAAATCTATGAGGAAAAGATCGTGATCAACGAGGAAACGGGCGAGGAGACCGTGCTGCGCCAGCCGGTCAAAGTTTCTGAACGTACGAAAGCGGCGGAGCATCTTGCCAAGTATCACAGGATTCTGACGGACAAGGCCGATCTTTCGGGCGGCGTAGACATCCGCGTGGAGCTTTGCGGCGAGATCAAGGAGTGGTCGAAATGA
- a CDS encoding phage terminase large subunit, with translation MILKIQKPYPKQVRFFESRTRYTAYGGARGGGKSWAARTKAVLLALNYAGLQILLLRRTLPELRENHVNFLQKQLADAAHYKETTKEFLFPNGSRLKLGYCDNERDVLQYQGQAYDVIFMEEATQFTEFQFQTLTESSRASGMCKQPFEPRMYFTCNPGGVGHTWVKRLFIDRLYRGSERPEDYTFIQSLVYENKFLMEHSPEYVRTLENLPEERKKAMLYGDWDVFDGQYFSEFKRDVHVIRPFAVPAHWRRYVAMDYGLDMLACYWIALSEQEDAYVYKELYESNLVVTEAAKRITEMTTEQVYAYYAPPDLWNRHSDTGKSTAEIFCDCGIMLVKAQNDRVQGWYNLHEWLRPYEDEQGIRKAHLRIFDNCRNLIRTLPALQYDEKNPNDCAREPHELTHAPDAIRYFIAGRPLPAEPPAREKQRRTAFDDQVDSFIAFGR, from the coding sequence ATGATTTTGAAGATACAAAAACCATATCCCAAGCAGGTGCGGTTTTTTGAGAGCAGGACGCGCTATACCGCGTACGGCGGCGCGCGCGGGGGCGGGAAAAGCTGGGCGGCACGTACCAAAGCCGTATTGCTCGCGCTCAATTACGCGGGTTTGCAGATATTGCTTTTGCGGCGCACGCTTCCGGAACTGCGGGAAAACCACGTTAACTTCCTGCAAAAGCAGCTCGCGGACGCGGCGCACTACAAGGAGACGACCAAGGAGTTTTTGTTCCCGAACGGCAGCCGGTTAAAGCTCGGCTACTGCGATAATGAACGCGATGTACTGCAATACCAGGGGCAGGCGTACGACGTGATCTTCATGGAGGAAGCGACGCAGTTCACGGAATTCCAGTTCCAGACGCTGACCGAATCCAGCCGCGCGTCGGGGATGTGCAAGCAGCCGTTTGAGCCGCGCATGTATTTCACGTGCAACCCGGGCGGCGTGGGACATACGTGGGTCAAGCGGCTGTTCATCGACAGGCTGTACCGTGGCAGCGAACGGCCGGAGGATTATACGTTCATCCAGTCGCTTGTTTACGAGAACAAATTTTTGATGGAGCACTCGCCGGAGTATGTGCGTACGCTGGAAAACCTGCCTGAGGAACGTAAAAAGGCTATGCTGTATGGCGACTGGGACGTATTTGACGGGCAGTATTTTTCAGAGTTTAAGCGGGATGTCCACGTGATACGGCCCTTTGCGGTCCCCGCGCACTGGCGGCGGTATGTGGCGATGGATTATGGCCTCGATATGCTGGCGTGCTACTGGATCGCGCTTAGCGAACAGGAGGACGCTTACGTATACAAGGAACTTTACGAGAGCAACCTTGTGGTGACGGAGGCGGCGAAACGGATCACGGAGATGACGACGGAGCAGGTGTATGCGTATTATGCGCCGCCCGATCTTTGGAACAGGCATTCCGACACAGGAAAAAGCACGGCGGAGATATTCTGTGACTGCGGCATTATGCTGGTAAAGGCACAGAATGATCGCGTGCAGGGCTGGTACAACCTGCATGAATGGCTGCGGCCGTATGAGGACGAACAGGGTATACGGAAAGCGCACCTGCGGATTTTTGACAATTGCCGCAACCTGATACGCACGCTGCCCGCGCTGCAATATGACGAAAAGAACCCCAACGACTGCGCGCGCGAGCCGCACGAGCTGACGCACGCGCCGGACGCGATCCGTTATTTTATCGCCGGACGGCCGCTTCCGGCGGAGCCGCCGGCGCGGGAAAAGCAACGCCGTACGGCCTTTGACGACCAGGTGGATAGTTTCATTGCTTTCGGCAGATAG